A window from Amblyomma americanum isolate KBUSLIRL-KWMA chromosome 7, ASM5285725v1, whole genome shotgun sequence encodes these proteins:
- the LOC144096621 gene encoding uncharacterized protein LOC144096621 has product MQRQRGKCLFSSPASTSKTSPVRLFSKVKSPKFSKDCKAVIVNVYASIRKLHPEKTVRDVLAIVGEMTGVSPRTVVRFKKEGLSGGVKSPQKRPKRMAISSSRSVKYDSFTVNAIRLKLHRMYAERQIPTLDSILHEVNGDDDLPDMSKATLWRLLKEMGFKFEKRKRTLALIKRSDIVAWRRRYLRAIKAFRSQGRCIVYLDETWVNAGHTRQHVWKDSTVKSSQDAFLRGLTTGLPAPSGKGGRLILVHAGSSLTGFVSGAADFFRAKKGASADYHSEIDGKYFEEWFSSKLLPNIPNSSIIVMDNAPYHSVALEKPPTTSTRKIEIQAWLTRKGISWSTDMVRAELLDLCKRTTSGHTVYAIDTLAAKHGHEVLRLPPYHCEFNPIEQVWSMVKGFVAKRNKAFTLAEVEELLPQALAHVSKEDWQKFCAHAGRIEDEAWERDIIFDDEVDPVVFAIGSSSSSSEESSSELSGIEELE; this is encoded by the exons atgcaacgccaacgaggaaaatgcctgttttcttcccccgcttcgacttcgaaaacatctcctgttcgcctcttttccaaggtgaagtctccaaagttttctaaagactgcaaggcggtgatagttaatgtctacgcaagcataaggaagctccaccccgagaagactgtgcgtgacgttctcgcaattgtgggcgagatgaccggagtgagccctcggacagttgtgaggtttaagaaagaaggtctttctggcggagtaaaatcaCCGCAAAAAAGACCGAAAAGGATGGCAATATCAAGCTCCCGCAGTGTGAAGTACGACAGCTTTACGGTCAACGCCATCCGGCTCAAGTTGCATCGTATGTATGCCGAAAGACAAATACCGACTTTGGACAGTATCCTGCATGAAGTAAACGGAGATGACGATTTGCCGGATATGAGCAAAGCCACCTTGTGGAGGTTGCTGAAAGAGATGGGCTTCAAGTTCGAAAAAAGGAAACGAACTCTCGCACTCATCAAGCGATCCGACATAGTAGCCTGGCGGCGCCGGTATCTCAGAGCTATCAAAGCATTCCGGAGCCAAGGGAG GTGCATCGTATACCTCGATGAGACTTGGGTCAATGCTGGCCACACCAGGCAACATGTGTGGAAGGACAGCACTGTCAAGTCATCGCAAGATGCCTTTCTTAGGGGCCTGACTACAGGTCTGCCAGCGCCATCGGGGAAAGGAGGCCGCCTGATCCTCGTTCATGCAGGCAGTAGCCTCACAGGCTTTGTGAGCGGTGCTGCCGACTTCTTCAGAGCCAAGAAGGGCGCTTCAGCTGATTACCACTCCGAGATAGACGGCAAGTACTTCGAGGAGTGGTTTTCAAGCAAACTGCTGCCAAACATTCCTAACAGCAGCATTATTGTTATGGATAATGCCCCTTACCATAGTGTTGCGCTCGAAAAGCCACCAACGACATCAACTCGGAAGATTGAAATCCAGGCATGGCTCACAAGGAAGGGCATATCCTGGTCAACAGACATGGTACGAGCTGAGTTGCTCGATTTGTGCAAAAGAACGACGAGCGGACACACTGTGTATGCGATCGACACACTTGCCGCAAAACATGGCCACGAAGTGTTGCGTCTGCCTCCGTACCATTGCGAGTTTAATCCGATTGAGCAGGTGTGGAGCATGGTGAAAGGATTcgtagcaaaaagaaacaaagctttcACATTGGCTGAAGTTGAGGAGCTTCTGCCTCAGGCTTTGGCACATGTGTCAAAGGAAGactggcaaaaattttgtgcacATGCTGGGCGCATTGAGGATGAAGCCTGGGAAAGGGATATAATTTTCGATGATGAAGTTGACCCAGTAGTTTTCGCCATTGGCAGTTCAAGCAGCTCGTCTGAAGAGTCCAGCTCTGAATTGAGTGGCATTGAGGAGCTGGAATAA